The DNA segment GGGTCATTGGAGTGTCCTTCTGTCAGACGCAGCGCATAAAGGCGCCACAGCAAACAGTGCGTGGACAATTAGCGGTTAAAGTTCCAGCGCAACAGAACGCGGTCAGTGCCTGAAACCCGCCAATACCAATAATCGGTCGATCAGCCGTTGCAAATCATTGTCACTGCGATAATCGCCCGCCAGTTCGTGCCAGACCACAAAGCGCTGCTGGCTGTCGAGGCACACGTAATAGCCTTCGTACGCCTCAATGCTCTCGAAACGGCGCCTGAGCGTGTCGGAAAACAGATTGGGACGCTGCGCCCGGCGCTCGATCGATAGCGCCAGCCCCCAGCCAACACTGGCGTCGTCATGGATGAAATCAACACCTGGCGACCATTGCCAAGTACTTGAGCGACCTTCCCGAATGGTCACGAAGAAGTCCCGTTGATCGGCGCTACGCAAAATCGTTTCAGTCATTCACAGGCACCGTGCTATAGGCAGCCGCGCCGTTGCGCAGTGCAGGCGACCACCAGACTTTCAGTTCAGAACTATTGGCGTCAACCTGCTGACAAGCCTCCGTTAAACAGGACTTTTCGGTTGACGCACACGCACTAATAAACACCGTGATAATAAACAAGGCAAGTCGTCGCACGTTGTTCATTGTCATTCCTCCCTTTTTTCCGACAGTGAGCCTATGCAGGTTAACGATAGGGTGACTCTAAAAATCAGGCGAGGCCGTCAGTACCAGGCAAACAACGGTCGGCGGCGCGCTGGACTTTACCGGTTGTAAATGAGCATCACGCACGTGCCTGTTTTAACCCGGCGCTGACAACGCCGGTAGTTTTAGAGCTGCCCGCTAGTTCCGAGCCATCCTTGATAAAAACCTTGCAACAGTAACGTCATTACCGCACGCGGCTTCAGCCCCCCTCAGGGCGGGAGTATTGAAACTCTCACCGGTTTTTCAGGTACTGCAATCGTGGCCGCCGGCCGCGTGGCGACAAAGACTTCAACCGACTCACCGGGCTGCAGACTGGAGGCAGGCCATGCGCTGGCAGCGAGTGCCTGACTCGCTGAACATGAAGCCAGAGAAAACACCTGGGGTCTTGTACCGATGTTGCGTACCACGCCGACGCTGATTTCGAAACCGTTACCGGAAAACCACTGGCCGCGGGCGGTGTCGATCGCAAACGAAGCGTCCACTGTACACAGGTCGCGCAAGGCGGCACCAGATGATGACGATTTGACACCATCGGGAATACGTCCTTTCACCATCTCAGCGAACGTCGTCGAGAGCGTCGCACGCATCTGTTCCCGACTGTCTGGGCGCTGGCGCCCGAGCGCCTTGTCCAGCGTGGGGCGATCCTGGCTGGCCACATAGCGGCCCGGGTCGACCTGGTCGCCGACCAGTCGCGGGGTGAGGATAAACAACCGCTCGCGGCGCGAGACCGACTGCCGGGTCGATGAGAACAACTTGCCCAGCACCGGCAGATCACCGAGCACCGGCACCTTGTCGTGCTGCTCGCCGTTTTCATCGACATGAAAGCCGCCAATCACCAACGAACGGTTTTCGGCCACCACAGCCTGCGTGCTGACCGTGCCGCGTTTGACATCCGGCGTCCGATCATCGCGCACCCGCTCCAGTTGCCCGTCTTCGATATCGACAATCAACTGAAAGCGCTGGCCGGTGCCGCCGGAGATGGTCCGCGGCACCACTTGCAGGCTGGTGCCGGCCGTCACCGGCTGGACATTGGCAACCCGCTCACCGGTGGTGGTGATGTAGGCGGTGCGGCTGAAATCGATCACCGCCGGCTGGTTCTCCAGGGTCAGCACCGATGGCCGGGCGATCACCGAAGCGGCGCCCTGGCCTTCGAGCGCACGAATATCGGCAAAGAAGCGCTGGAAATCATTGATGAACAGGGTCGAGGAACCACTGGTCAACAACGAACTGCCGAAGTTTACGGCACCCGCCTGAGCCGACCAGTTCGACTCCAGGGCTGACAGCTGGGTACGGTCGATGTCGAGAATGATCGCATCGATCTCGACCAGGTTACTGGGCCGGTCAAGCTGCTCTATCAGTTGCTGATACATCTCCCGCTTGTCCGGGTCGTCGTAGATCAGCACCGCGTTGTTGCGCACATCGGCCACCACCCGACGATTGCCGCCCGCTTTGGCCGGACGGCTGCGCGAGGGCTCGGCGGTGCGCTCGCTGGCCAGGTTGACGATCTTGCTGCGGGCCAGATCGGCCATGCCCTGCATGGACTGAATAT comes from the Pseudomonas sp. StFLB209 genome and includes:
- the sctC gene encoding type III secretion system outer membrane ring subunit SctC, with translation MFRHWIKPLLCTALWFGQAPAALAAVPEEWREASYAYEASQTPLSKVLNDFAGSFGVGLDIRGVSGVVDARIRSANAQEFLDRLALEHQFQWFFYNGKLYVSAQSAQLSERLEVSADAAPDLKQALTDIGLLDKRFGWGEMPDEGVVLVSGPPRYIELIRSFSKEKRKTEEKHQVMMFPLRYAAVADRQIRYRDESVSIPGVAALLEQMLDTQRMPAGGPVSADPMTNIQSMQGMADLARSKIVNLASERTAEPSRSRPAKAGGNRRVVADVRNNAVLIYDDPDKREMYQQLIEQLDRPSNLVEIDAIILDIDRTQLSALESNWSAQAGAVNFGSSLLTSGSSTLFINDFQRFFADIRALEGQGAASVIARPSVLTLENQPAVIDFSRTAYITTTGERVANVQPVTAGTSLQVVPRTISGGTGQRFQLIVDIEDGQLERVRDDRTPDVKRGTVSTQAVVAENRSLVIGGFHVDENGEQHDKVPVLGDLPVLGKLFSSTRQSVSRRERLFILTPRLVGDQVDPGRYVASQDRPTLDKALGRQRPDSREQMRATLSTTFAEMVKGRIPDGVKSSSSGAALRDLCTVDASFAIDTARGQWFSGNGFEISVGVVRNIGTRPQVFSLASCSASQALAASAWPASSLQPGESVEVFVATRPAATIAVPEKPVRVSILPP